In Eublepharis macularius isolate TG4126 chromosome 4, MPM_Emac_v1.0, whole genome shotgun sequence, the following are encoded in one genomic region:
- the INKA1 gene encoding PAK4-inhibitor INKA1 isoform X1 codes for MHSARLDAFVSHLRAEVLCMKESSEVLRGQMQCMMRTLHDLKRVHDRDLQLDPEEIRPLPAVPSPKQCTCVRVSAISEADSACCLEVAVEEEAAFSPPSSERSLEFDSGYSEVSGSSWRDEEGPPLLRASKLSSGGFLRRRAPARRPRPKSASDACLERWREVEPADAGDWTVSLLSQSRNRQPLVLGDNCFADLVENWMDLPEESGERGRLQRWLAKPHGFLLNLSGNVRRRLAGISRTERTKQDTDGTKRFSCPVGLGARPTLPYFHQSHANISELSTDCNSFAALMNCRSRQPIICNDVIGYI; via the coding sequence CTGTGCATGAAGGAGTCAAGTGAAGTGCTACGGGGCCAGATGCAGTGTATGATGCGGACCCTCCATGATCTAAAAAGAGTGCATGACCGAGACCTCCAATTGGATCCTGAGGAGATAAGGCCTCTCCCTGCCGTGCCTTCCCCAAAGCAATGCACCTGTGTGAGGGTATCAGCCATTTCGGAAGCAGACTCTGCCTGTTGCCTGGAGGTGGCTGTGGAAGAAGAGGCTGCCTTCTCTCCTCCCAGCAGTGAGCGGAGCCTGGAGTTTGATTCAGGTTACTCTGAAGTGTCAGGGAGCAGCTGGCGGGATGAGGAGGGACCCCCACTTTTGCGAGCCAGTAAGCTTTCCTCAGGGGGCTTCTTGCGTCGTCGAGCACCTGCCAGGAGGCCTCGGCCCAAATCAGCTTCTGATGCCTGCCTGGAGCGGTGGCGGGAAGTGGAGCCTGCAGATGCAGGAGACTGGACAGTGTCCCTTCTGTCGCAGAGCCGCAACCGGCAACCACTGGTGTTGGGCGACAACTGCTTTGCTGACTTGGTGGAGAACTGGATGGACCTGCCTGAGGAGAGTGGGGAACGTGGACGGCTGCAGCGCTGGCTAGCCAAGCCCCATGGATTCCTGCTCAACCTCTCTGGCAATGTGCGCCGAAGACTGGCTGGCATCTCACGCACAGAGCGTACCAAGCAGGACACTGATGGCACAAAGCGTTTTTCCTGCCCTGTGGGGCTGGGTGCACGGCCAACACTACCCTACTTCCATCAGTCCCACGCCAACATCAGTGAGCTCTCCACAGACTGTAACAGCTTTGCTGCTCTCATGAACTGCAGAAGTCGGCAACCAATCATTTGCAATGATGTGATTGGATACATCTAA
- the INKA1 gene encoding PAK4-inhibitor INKA1 isoform X2: MKESSEVLRGQMQCMMRTLHDLKRVHDRDLQLDPEEIRPLPAVPSPKQCTCVRVSAISEADSACCLEVAVEEEAAFSPPSSERSLEFDSGYSEVSGSSWRDEEGPPLLRASKLSSGGFLRRRAPARRPRPKSASDACLERWREVEPADAGDWTVSLLSQSRNRQPLVLGDNCFADLVENWMDLPEESGERGRLQRWLAKPHGFLLNLSGNVRRRLAGISRTERTKQDTDGTKRFSCPVGLGARPTLPYFHQSHANISELSTDCNSFAALMNCRSRQPIICNDVIGYI; the protein is encoded by the coding sequence ATGAAGGAGTCAAGTGAAGTGCTACGGGGCCAGATGCAGTGTATGATGCGGACCCTCCATGATCTAAAAAGAGTGCATGACCGAGACCTCCAATTGGATCCTGAGGAGATAAGGCCTCTCCCTGCCGTGCCTTCCCCAAAGCAATGCACCTGTGTGAGGGTATCAGCCATTTCGGAAGCAGACTCTGCCTGTTGCCTGGAGGTGGCTGTGGAAGAAGAGGCTGCCTTCTCTCCTCCCAGCAGTGAGCGGAGCCTGGAGTTTGATTCAGGTTACTCTGAAGTGTCAGGGAGCAGCTGGCGGGATGAGGAGGGACCCCCACTTTTGCGAGCCAGTAAGCTTTCCTCAGGGGGCTTCTTGCGTCGTCGAGCACCTGCCAGGAGGCCTCGGCCCAAATCAGCTTCTGATGCCTGCCTGGAGCGGTGGCGGGAAGTGGAGCCTGCAGATGCAGGAGACTGGACAGTGTCCCTTCTGTCGCAGAGCCGCAACCGGCAACCACTGGTGTTGGGCGACAACTGCTTTGCTGACTTGGTGGAGAACTGGATGGACCTGCCTGAGGAGAGTGGGGAACGTGGACGGCTGCAGCGCTGGCTAGCCAAGCCCCATGGATTCCTGCTCAACCTCTCTGGCAATGTGCGCCGAAGACTGGCTGGCATCTCACGCACAGAGCGTACCAAGCAGGACACTGATGGCACAAAGCGTTTTTCCTGCCCTGTGGGGCTGGGTGCACGGCCAACACTACCCTACTTCCATCAGTCCCACGCCAACATCAGTGAGCTCTCCACAGACTGTAACAGCTTTGCTGCTCTCATGAACTGCAGAAGTCGGCAACCAATCATTTGCAATGATGTGATTGGATACATCTAA